In one window of Microbacterium natoriense DNA:
- a CDS encoding dihydrofolate reductase family protein yields the protein MTTHYYTATSLDGFIATSDHSLDWLLKQDIDMDGPMAYPGFVESIGALAMGSSTYEWVMRAEQGNWGYEQPTWVFTHRDLEHPAVGEVRFTQADVREVHARMMEAAGSKDLWIVGGGDLAGQFADAGLLDEVWLQYAPVTLGSGAPVLPRPLDLELIEVARNRAFLCGRYRVRKD from the coding sequence ATGACGACCCACTACTACACGGCCACCAGCCTCGACGGCTTCATCGCGACGAGCGACCACTCACTCGACTGGCTGCTGAAGCAGGACATCGATATGGACGGTCCGATGGCGTATCCGGGGTTCGTCGAATCCATCGGCGCCCTCGCCATGGGCTCATCGACCTACGAGTGGGTCATGCGGGCCGAGCAGGGGAACTGGGGCTACGAGCAGCCGACCTGGGTGTTCACTCACCGAGACCTCGAGCATCCCGCCGTCGGTGAGGTCCGTTTCACTCAGGCCGACGTGCGTGAGGTGCACGCGCGAATGATGGAGGCGGCCGGCAGCAAGGATCTGTGGATCGTCGGCGGCGGCGATCTGGCTGGACAGTTCGCGGATGCCGGTCTGCTCGATGAGGTGTGGCTGCAGTACGCTCCCGTGACACTCGGGTCCGGAGCTCCGGTGCTGCCGCGGCCACTCGATCTCGAGCTGATCGAGGTGGCGCGCAATCGGGCCTTCCTCTGCGGGCGCTATCGGGTGCGGAAAGACTGA
- a CDS encoding GNAT family acetyltransferase yields the protein MSWHVRSFRRDDIEAVVALWTEAGLTRPWNDPRLDIERKLGVQPELFLVATETETDAIVGSVMAGYDGHRGWLYYLAAAESHRGRGVARALVREAEKRLLAMGCPKVQLMVREGNEGVLGFYDGLGYERFSVRNTGKRLIADA from the coding sequence ATGAGCTGGCATGTGAGGAGCTTTCGACGCGATGACATCGAGGCGGTTGTCGCCCTCTGGACTGAGGCCGGTCTCACCCGCCCGTGGAACGATCCACGACTCGATATCGAGAGGAAGCTCGGTGTGCAGCCGGAGCTGTTTCTCGTCGCCACAGAGACAGAGACAGACGCCATCGTCGGCAGCGTCATGGCAGGATACGACGGCCACCGCGGTTGGCTGTACTACCTCGCTGCCGCCGAATCGCACCGCGGCCGCGGTGTCGCTCGTGCTCTCGTTCGCGAGGCCGAGAAGCGGCTCCTCGCTATGGGCTGCCCGAAGGTGCAGCTGATGGTGCGCGAAGGGAACGAGGGCGTTCTCGGGTTCTATGACGGTCTCGGGTACGAGCGTTTCTCCGTTCGGAACACGGGGAAGAGACTCATCGCCGACGCATAG
- a CDS encoding HAD family hydrolase, producing the protein MSAPFELVIFDCDGVLVDSERLSVEIDREVLATLGWKLTPEEIVHRFVGRSTDHFRAEIEEHLGCALPDDWESPFQPLYVEAFERELDAVDGVESALDAISVPTCVASSGPHEKIRRSLGLTGLLSRFDGRIFSADDVFEGKPAPDLFLHAAARMGVAPSRCAVVEDSRFGVQAARAAGMRSYGYAGGLTPAEWLAGEDTEVFSDMAELPALLGMAAAG; encoded by the coding sequence GTGTCCGCCCCGTTCGAACTGGTGATCTTCGACTGCGACGGTGTTCTCGTCGACAGCGAGAGGCTCTCTGTCGAGATCGATCGTGAGGTCCTCGCGACCCTGGGCTGGAAGCTCACGCCTGAAGAGATCGTCCACCGGTTCGTCGGGCGTTCGACCGACCACTTCCGGGCGGAGATCGAGGAGCACCTGGGGTGCGCGCTGCCGGACGACTGGGAATCGCCCTTTCAGCCTCTCTATGTGGAGGCCTTCGAACGCGAACTCGACGCGGTGGACGGTGTCGAGAGCGCTCTCGATGCGATCTCCGTGCCTACGTGCGTCGCCTCGAGTGGACCTCACGAGAAGATCCGGCGCTCACTCGGGTTGACCGGACTGCTCTCACGATTCGATGGCCGCATCTTCAGCGCCGACGACGTCTTCGAGGGCAAACCCGCACCCGACCTGTTCCTGCACGCCGCTGCTCGAATGGGCGTCGCACCGTCTCGATGCGCCGTGGTCGAGGACAGCCGGTTCGGTGTGCAAGCCGCCCGGGCCGCGGGAATGCGGTCCTACGGATACGCAGGCGGATTGACTCCGGCGGAATGGCTGGCGGGGGAGGACACCGAGGTGTTCAGCGACATGGCGGAGTTGCCCGCTCTGCTCGGTATGGCAGCCGCGGGATGA
- a CDS encoding class I SAM-dependent methyltransferase, translated as MGSDHYFTAAPASPENLRTIRVSLAGRELDVTTAGGVFSPDRLDAGTAVLLANMPPVPPGGNLLDLGSGWGPITLSMALAAPHATVWAVDVNERALDLVRRNAASLGLTNVNASLPEDVPADVTFRTIRSNPPIRVGKNELHGLLERWIPRLDERSDAWLVVQRNLGADSLQRWIAATFHPGYSVFRTTTGKGYRVLKVRRHGTPPTEPIIIG; from the coding sequence ATGGGGTCCGACCACTACTTCACTGCGGCCCCGGCAAGCCCCGAGAACCTGCGTACGATCCGTGTGTCGCTCGCAGGCCGTGAGCTCGACGTCACCACCGCTGGCGGCGTCTTCAGCCCGGATCGGTTGGATGCCGGCACTGCAGTGCTTCTCGCCAACATGCCACCTGTTCCTCCCGGCGGCAATCTCCTCGACCTCGGAAGCGGATGGGGTCCGATCACGCTGTCGATGGCCTTGGCGGCGCCGCACGCGACCGTATGGGCTGTCGATGTCAATGAGCGCGCCCTCGATCTGGTGCGCCGCAACGCGGCATCTCTCGGGCTCACCAATGTCAACGCTTCACTCCCCGAAGATGTTCCCGCTGACGTCACGTTCCGGACCATCCGCTCCAATCCACCGATCCGTGTGGGCAAGAACGAGCTCCACGGACTCCTGGAGCGCTGGATCCCTCGTCTCGACGAGCGCAGCGACGCGTGGCTCGTCGTGCAGCGCAATCTCGGCGCGGATTCGCTGCAGCGCTGGATCGCGGCGACCTTCCACCCCGGCTACAGCGTGTTCCGCACGACGACCGGCAAGGGCTACCGAGTGCTGAAGGTCCGTCGTCACGGCACACCTCCGACCGAACCGATCATCATCGGTTGA
- the hflX gene encoding GTPase HflX, whose protein sequence is MTDTTNHSTDDEAVERVLANADKRTEARVFGAAQALQDAATAGYGSGDGDQWDLADRHALRRVQGLSTELEDVTEVEYRQLRLENVVLVGVYPQGAQEDAENSLRELAALAETAGAVVLDGVLQRRPHPDAATYIGRGKAQELKDIVAATGADTVIADTELAPSQRRALEDVVKVKVIDRTTVILDIFSQHAKSREGKAQVELAQLEYLLPRLRGWGESMSRQAGGQVGAGGAGMGSRGPGETKIELDRRRIRTKMALLRKQIRDFAPGREAKRAERKRNTIPSVAIAGYTNAGKSSLLNALTSAGVLVENALFATLDATVRRSETSDGRVYTLTDTVGFVRNLPHQLVEAFRSTLEEVGDADVVLHVVDGSHPDPAGQLQTVRDVMGDVGVRDMPEIVVFNKADLIADDERLVLRGLEPKAHFVSSRSGEGIDELREAIEAALPTPAIEVNAVIPYERGDLVAAIHETGMLLSVEHREAGTAVHARVSERLAAELAEFSATD, encoded by the coding sequence ATGACGGACACCACCAACCACTCGACCGACGACGAAGCAGTCGAACGCGTTCTCGCGAACGCGGACAAGCGCACGGAAGCGCGCGTCTTCGGGGCAGCACAGGCGCTGCAGGATGCCGCCACCGCAGGATACGGCTCGGGAGACGGCGACCAGTGGGACCTCGCCGACCGGCACGCGCTACGTCGCGTGCAGGGACTGTCGACCGAGCTCGAAGACGTCACCGAAGTCGAGTACCGGCAGCTGCGGCTGGAGAACGTCGTCCTCGTGGGCGTGTATCCGCAGGGCGCTCAGGAGGATGCTGAGAACTCCTTGCGTGAGCTCGCCGCCCTCGCCGAGACGGCGGGCGCCGTCGTGCTCGACGGCGTGCTTCAGCGACGCCCGCATCCGGACGCGGCGACCTACATCGGGCGAGGCAAGGCGCAGGAGCTCAAGGACATCGTCGCTGCCACCGGCGCCGACACCGTGATCGCCGATACCGAGCTCGCACCCAGCCAGCGCCGCGCGCTGGAAGACGTCGTCAAGGTGAAGGTGATCGATCGCACCACCGTCATCCTCGACATCTTCAGCCAGCATGCGAAGAGCCGTGAGGGCAAGGCCCAGGTCGAGCTCGCGCAGCTCGAGTACCTGCTGCCGCGCCTGCGCGGCTGGGGAGAGTCGATGAGCCGCCAGGCCGGTGGCCAGGTCGGAGCCGGCGGTGCCGGCATGGGCTCACGTGGTCCCGGTGAGACCAAGATCGAGCTCGATCGTCGACGCATCCGCACGAAGATGGCGCTCCTGCGCAAGCAGATCCGAGACTTCGCGCCCGGCCGTGAGGCGAAGCGCGCTGAGCGCAAGCGCAACACGATCCCTTCGGTGGCGATCGCCGGGTACACGAACGCGGGTAAGTCGAGCCTGCTCAACGCGCTCACGAGCGCAGGCGTGCTCGTCGAGAACGCCCTCTTCGCGACTCTCGATGCCACAGTGCGCCGCTCAGAGACCAGTGACGGTCGTGTGTACACGCTGACCGACACGGTCGGTTTCGTGCGCAACCTTCCGCATCAGCTCGTCGAGGCCTTCCGCTCGACCCTCGAAGAGGTCGGCGACGCCGACGTCGTGCTGCATGTCGTCGACGGATCGCACCCCGATCCGGCCGGCCAGCTGCAGACCGTGCGTGACGTGATGGGTGACGTGGGCGTACGCGACATGCCGGAGATCGTCGTCTTCAACAAGGCCGACCTCATCGCCGACGACGAGCGCCTGGTCCTGAGGGGACTCGAACCCAAGGCGCACTTCGTGTCGTCCCGCTCCGGCGAGGGCATCGACGAGTTGCGGGAAGCCATCGAAGCCGCGCTGCCGACGCCCGCGATCGAGGTGAACGCGGTGATCCCCTACGAGCGCGGTGATCTCGTCGCAGCCATCCACGAAACCGGGATGCTGCTGTCAGTCGAGCACCGTGAGGCGGGCACCGCCGTGCACGCGCGCGTCTCGGAACGGCTCGCCGCAGAGCTCGCGGAGTTCTCGGCGACGGACTGA
- a CDS encoding prolipoprotein diacylglyceryl transferase produces MFPTLTDLFGFGPPIETHGFFVGIGLLAGGLVFWVEARRRGANDPRIPYLVLGALIGAAIFSRLGTWAQHLDPSQNLSLGEQLVSGNASILSALVGAWAGVHVTKRIVGYRDRSGDLFAPAVALAMAIGRFGCLFTEDPGTPTGGDWGIVLTPAQATRLGAPAGVGLHPSFVYEIVFHAAAFIVLWFWLRHLGLRSGETLTLYIAAYAVFRFLVEFVRGNDVAWLVFTRPQLFLLATLPLLAIRLVWLWRKGAFIPADRRTQNEHQPA; encoded by the coding sequence ATGTTCCCCACCCTGACCGACCTGTTCGGATTCGGCCCGCCGATCGAGACCCACGGGTTCTTCGTCGGAATCGGGCTGCTCGCGGGCGGTCTCGTGTTCTGGGTCGAAGCGCGTCGACGCGGCGCGAACGATCCGCGGATCCCGTACCTCGTGCTGGGCGCTCTCATCGGAGCGGCGATCTTCTCGCGACTGGGCACCTGGGCGCAGCATCTGGATCCGTCGCAGAACCTCAGTCTGGGCGAGCAGCTGGTGTCGGGCAACGCCTCGATCCTGTCGGCTCTGGTCGGCGCGTGGGCGGGCGTGCACGTCACCAAGCGGATCGTCGGATACCGGGATCGCAGCGGCGATCTCTTCGCGCCCGCTGTGGCTCTCGCCATGGCCATCGGCCGATTCGGATGCCTGTTCACCGAGGACCCGGGCACGCCCACGGGTGGCGACTGGGGCATCGTCCTGACGCCCGCTCAGGCGACCCGGCTGGGTGCACCGGCGGGTGTCGGCCTGCATCCGAGCTTCGTGTACGAGATCGTCTTCCACGCCGCGGCGTTCATCGTGCTGTGGTTCTGGCTGCGGCATCTCGGACTCCGCAGCGGAGAGACGCTCACCCTCTACATCGCTGCGTATGCGGTCTTCCGCTTCCTCGTCGAGTTCGTGCGCGGCAACGACGTCGCCTGGCTCGTCTTCACGCGCCCGCAGCTGTTCCTGCTCGCGACTCTCCCGCTGCTCGCCATCCGCCTCGTATGGTTGTGGCGGAAGGGCGCGTTCATCCCCGCCGACCGGAGGACACAGAATGAGCATCAACCCGCCTGA
- a CDS encoding radical SAM protein produces MPQPTTTGMPLRDYRIHRYVNAFCPECHAEDPDRPLSEVKRLSGWLADRDGTIWLERGCREHGLQRTLYDESAEILRYLEQWTAPTKAHTPDVVGNFAPVPEAYLDGLPEMQTQHTCILLADITDHCNLRCPTCFAESSPAASAVAPLEQVLASVDAKLARENDRIDVLMLSGGEPTLYPWLEQLLEHLVARPIVRILINSNGLRIANDDEFLAVLTRHRERVEIYLQYDGEEAETSKFHRGADIRRFKERALERLSGAGIFTTLTMTAALGVNDHEIGTVVRRAMVTPYVGGVTIQPVFGSGRSSGIDVTDRLTHTGVLARLGPQTDGEVTWQDLTALPCSHPHCCSVGYLLRDDSDSWRSLTALVGHEQLKQFLDLNPDLIANRIADSNVNQALKDSVKQSLLDLLSEQSSLSHPSIGSLWKDICTGCDLGIGTLTKLATAALPGQHKRLRRFLGERVKRITVKPFMDINTMIEERLLQCCVHVATVNGETDEHQCAPFCAVQAWKPLSDQKLSTATGRTSLPLVGSAATS; encoded by the coding sequence ATGCCTCAGCCGACGACGACCGGAATGCCCCTCCGCGACTACCGCATCCACCGGTACGTCAACGCGTTCTGCCCCGAATGCCACGCCGAGGATCCCGATCGCCCGCTGTCGGAAGTGAAGCGTCTGTCCGGATGGCTGGCCGACCGCGACGGGACGATCTGGCTCGAGCGCGGATGTCGGGAGCACGGTCTGCAGCGGACGCTCTACGACGAGTCCGCCGAGATACTCCGCTATCTGGAGCAGTGGACGGCGCCGACCAAGGCGCACACTCCCGACGTCGTCGGCAACTTCGCGCCCGTTCCGGAGGCGTACCTCGACGGCCTTCCGGAGATGCAGACCCAGCACACCTGCATCCTGCTCGCCGACATCACCGACCACTGCAACCTGCGCTGTCCCACGTGCTTCGCCGAGTCCAGTCCGGCCGCGAGCGCCGTGGCGCCGCTCGAACAGGTGCTCGCGTCGGTGGATGCCAAGCTCGCGCGGGAGAACGACCGCATCGACGTGTTGATGCTGTCGGGCGGCGAGCCGACGCTCTACCCCTGGCTCGAACAGTTGCTCGAGCACCTGGTCGCCCGGCCGATCGTGAGGATCCTGATCAACTCGAACGGGTTGCGGATCGCCAACGACGATGAGTTCCTCGCCGTACTCACGCGGCACCGCGAACGCGTCGAGATCTATCTGCAGTACGACGGAGAAGAAGCCGAGACCTCGAAGTTCCACCGCGGTGCCGACATCCGGCGGTTCAAGGAGCGCGCCCTCGAGAGGCTGTCAGGTGCCGGCATCTTCACGACCCTGACGATGACCGCCGCCCTCGGCGTCAACGACCATGAGATCGGCACCGTCGTCCGTCGCGCGATGGTGACACCCTATGTCGGAGGCGTCACCATCCAGCCCGTCTTCGGGTCAGGGCGCTCGAGCGGAATCGACGTGACGGATCGGCTGACCCACACCGGCGTCCTCGCGCGCCTGGGGCCGCAGACCGACGGCGAAGTCACCTGGCAGGACCTCACGGCGCTCCCCTGCAGCCACCCGCACTGCTGCTCGGTCGGCTATCTGCTCCGCGACGACTCCGACAGCTGGCGGTCCCTCACGGCGCTGGTCGGCCACGAGCAGCTCAAGCAGTTCCTCGACCTGAACCCCGACCTCATCGCGAACCGGATCGCGGACAGCAACGTCAACCAAGCCCTCAAGGACAGCGTGAAGCAGTCGCTGCTCGACCTGCTGAGCGAGCAGTCGTCGCTGTCGCACCCGTCGATCGGGTCGCTGTGGAAGGACATCTGCACCGGGTGCGATCTCGGCATCGGCACACTCACAAAGCTCGCCACGGCGGCCCTCCCCGGACAGCACAAGCGGCTGCGTCGTTTCCTCGGCGAACGGGTGAAGCGCATCACCGTCAAGCCGTTCATGGACATCAACACCATGATCGAGGAACGTCTGCTGCAGTGCTGTGTGCACGTCGCCACCGTCAACGGCGAGACCGACGAGCATCAGTGCGCTCCGTTCTGCGCCGTGCAGGCGTGGAAGCCCCTGTCCGATCAGAAGCTATCGACCGCCACGGGCCGCACCTCACTGCCCCTCGTCGGTTCAGCGGCGACATCATGA
- a CDS encoding SIMPL domain-containing protein, which produces MSDVIITVRGEHEARVAPERASVRISVRTEGPERTAVVDSALRLAEPLRTSIAARKDAGAVLEWSSRNFSVRAERPWNAEGKRLAPVYYANVDFTATFVEASELSIWISEISSWEGIEVGWVNWHLTPETTARIEREVAAAAVGVAVTRAHAYAGALGMNDVTPLEIADTGLISSGQPGPSPMTKARGMAFAADSAPAMEYEPEDIVISATVEARFAAH; this is translated from the coding sequence ATGAGCGATGTGATCATCACCGTCCGCGGCGAACACGAGGCACGAGTGGCTCCGGAGCGAGCCAGCGTCCGCATCAGCGTGCGCACCGAAGGTCCCGAACGCACTGCAGTCGTCGACAGCGCCCTGCGCCTCGCAGAGCCGCTGCGCACGAGCATCGCCGCCCGCAAGGATGCGGGTGCCGTCCTCGAGTGGAGCAGCAGGAACTTCTCGGTGCGGGCAGAGCGCCCGTGGAATGCCGAGGGCAAACGACTCGCTCCGGTCTACTACGCGAACGTGGACTTCACGGCCACGTTCGTCGAGGCATCCGAGTTGTCGATCTGGATCTCGGAGATCTCATCCTGGGAGGGCATCGAAGTGGGCTGGGTCAACTGGCATCTCACACCCGAGACGACTGCCCGGATCGAACGCGAAGTGGCCGCGGCAGCGGTCGGCGTGGCCGTCACGAGGGCGCACGCCTACGCGGGAGCCCTCGGCATGAACGATGTGACGCCGCTCGAGATCGCCGACACCGGCCTCATCTCCTCAGGCCAGCCGGGGCCGTCGCCGATGACGAAGGCCCGTGGCATGGCCTTCGCCGCCGATTCCGCGCCCGCGATGGAGTACGAGCCCGAAGACATCGTGATCTCCGCAACCGTCGAAGCCCGCTTCGCCGCTCACTGA